From Gemmatimonadaceae bacterium, a single genomic window includes:
- a CDS encoding sugar transferase: MSVPFLASVIPIATGTRAAKPRETMTPASDAAILQATGPGDEFEPRERSDLLCRAFNFALALIMSIIAAPVMALTALVIRLTSRGPILYTQVRVGIDRRWNRTWALHDRRREDLGGIPFTIYKFRSMKVDAEKNGEAVWAKKDDDRVTAVGKFIRKTRIDELPQLFNVLRGDMNIVGPRPERPSIFVRLREQIDEYPVRQRVKPGITGLAQVSNPYDETIDDVRRKVQFDIQYMRRQSLWEDIRIMLMTIPVMVFRIGSR; encoded by the coding sequence ATGTCCGTTCCATTTCTAGCCTCTGTCATTCCTATTGCCACTGGTACTCGTGCGGCCAAGCCGCGTGAGACGATGACGCCAGCGAGTGATGCGGCCATTCTGCAGGCGACTGGACCCGGGGATGAGTTCGAACCGCGCGAGCGGTCCGATCTGCTGTGCCGTGCGTTCAATTTCGCATTGGCGCTTATCATGAGTATCATCGCCGCGCCGGTCATGGCCCTGACTGCTCTGGTAATCCGCCTAACTTCGCGCGGTCCAATTCTCTACACGCAGGTTCGTGTCGGTATCGATCGCCGCTGGAATCGTACGTGGGCGCTACATGATCGTCGTCGCGAAGACTTGGGCGGCATTCCCTTCACGATTTACAAGTTCCGCTCAATGAAGGTCGATGCGGAGAAGAACGGTGAAGCGGTATGGGCCAAGAAGGACGACGACCGCGTGACGGCGGTGGGCAAGTTCATCCGCAAGACACGCATCGACGAACTGCCGCAGCTCTTCAATGTGCTGCGCGGGGATATGAACATCGTGGGCCCGCGTCCTGAGCGCCCCAGTATCTTCGTGCGCCTTCGTGAGCAGATCGATGAGTATCCGGTACGTCAGCGTGTGAAACCGGGCATTACCGGGCTGGCGCAGGTGTCGAATCCGTACGACGAGACCATCGACGATGTGCGCCGCAAGGTGCAGTTCGACATTCAATACATGCGTCGCCAGTCGCTCTGGGAAGACATTCGCATCATGCTCATGACCATTCCGGTCATGGTCTTCCGGATCGGTAGCCGCTAG
- a CDS encoding VWA domain-containing protein produces the protein MRFHTYTKFNPQLSDAVDLQSLLDQLADFLLQSGFAGGEQGFWGEPGEDPDRSIDALKDAILRALIESGQITPEMLEALRGEGDEVSEAKLAELLDGLVQRLIQDGFLSVDQPGLMPAGHQPVTGKGSIAQAAAKDVQFNLTDKGVDFLGFKTLRHLMGSFGKSSLGSHDTPQLSTGVESDAFSKPYEFGDTLNLDVPGTLANALARTGSLDVPIDLDYSDLMVRQSEYRSSCATVLMLDCSHSMILYGEDRFTPAKKVALALTHLIKTQFPGDTIRVVLFHDSAEEIPIATLAKSQVGPYHTNTAEGLKLARRILMSQKKDMRQIIMITDGKPSALSMPDGRIYKNSMGLDGYVIAETLREVAACRKSGIMINTFMLARDRALVEFVKRVSEISRGKAYFTNTMSLGQFVLMDFLKKKTKRVS, from the coding sequence ATGCGTTTCCATACGTACACCAAGTTCAATCCCCAGCTCTCGGACGCCGTGGACCTCCAGTCCCTCCTCGACCAGCTGGCGGATTTCCTCCTGCAGAGCGGTTTCGCGGGCGGCGAGCAGGGGTTCTGGGGCGAACCGGGAGAGGACCCCGACCGGTCCATCGATGCGCTCAAGGACGCCATTCTCCGCGCGCTCATCGAAAGCGGGCAGATCACCCCCGAGATGCTCGAAGCGCTCCGCGGTGAGGGCGACGAAGTGAGCGAGGCCAAGCTCGCCGAACTGCTCGACGGGCTCGTACAGCGGCTCATTCAGGACGGCTTCCTCTCCGTCGATCAACCTGGGCTCATGCCCGCCGGCCATCAGCCGGTGACCGGCAAGGGCTCCATCGCGCAGGCCGCCGCCAAGGACGTCCAGTTCAATCTCACCGACAAGGGCGTCGACTTCCTCGGCTTCAAGACGCTGCGCCACCTCATGGGCTCCTTCGGCAAGTCGAGCCTCGGGTCGCACGACACGCCGCAGCTCTCCACCGGCGTGGAGAGTGATGCGTTCAGCAAGCCGTACGAGTTTGGCGATACGCTCAACCTCGATGTTCCCGGCACACTGGCGAATGCCCTCGCGCGCACCGGTTCACTCGATGTGCCCATCGATCTCGACTACAGCGACCTCATGGTACGGCAGAGCGAGTATCGCTCCAGCTGCGCCACGGTGCTGATGCTCGACTGCTCACACTCGATGATTCTGTACGGCGAGGATCGCTTCACGCCGGCCAAGAAAGTGGCGCTCGCCCTCACGCATCTCATCAAGACGCAGTTCCCGGGCGACACCATTCGCGTGGTGCTCTTCCACGACAGCGCCGAGGAGATCCCGATCGCCACGCTCGCCAAGTCGCAGGTGGGGCCGTACCACACAAACACCGCCGAGGGGCTCAAGCTGGCGCGCCGCATTCTGATGAGCCAGAAGAAGGACATGCGGCAGATCATCATGATTACCGACGGCAAGCCCAGCGCGCTCTCGATGCCCGATGGAAGGATCTACAAGAACTCCATGGGGCTCGACGGCTATGTGATCGCCGAAACGCTTCGCGAGGTGGCTGCGTGTCGCAAGAGCGGGATCATGATCAATACCTTCATGCTCGCTCGGGACCGCGCGCTGGTGGAATTCGTGAAGCGCGTGAGCGAAATCAGCCGAGGGAAGGCGTATTTCACCAACACGATGAGCTTGGGGCAGTTTGTGTTGATGGACTTCCTGAAGAAAAAGACGAAGCGGGTCAGCTGA
- a CDS encoding MFS transporter has protein sequence MEPAPRSLPDSPIETANTGRPSANPFRVLAKHRNFRLFWLGQTSSLIGSWMQTMAVGWLSLQLSNSAFIVGLVASIGALPVVLFSMHAGALVDHGNKLRIAKITQTAFLLQAAALWLLTLTGHVSVPILLGLSLVQGICSAVEVPARQSMIIELVGREDLAPAIALNSSGFNLARVVGPALGGVVISRFGIAWCFGLNALSFVFVLWGLFLIDLPAPQFRSQGGGVRGQLTAATAGALDGLRFLAKPGPVRDLLTLVTIGAIFGGPFLTLMPVMARDQLNLGAGGYGALLAVLGVGGLLGALMVAGPLSHRARKGPLIMTAAIAFPALVMAFAFTTRVHLAYVILFATGVAMIAFNAMSNGVLQLLVDERYRGRLMGFYSLVFVGLSQAVGAFVLGALARAIGAGAAIAMSATVLMGASLIALRRSNFWRLV, from the coding sequence ATGGAACCGGCCCCGCGATCCCTCCCCGACTCCCCGATTGAGACCGCCAACACCGGGCGGCCCTCGGCGAACCCGTTTCGGGTGCTCGCCAAGCACCGGAACTTCCGGCTCTTCTGGCTGGGACAGACCTCGTCGCTGATCGGCTCCTGGATGCAGACGATGGCGGTGGGGTGGCTTTCCCTCCAGCTCTCCAACAGCGCCTTCATCGTCGGCCTGGTCGCCTCCATTGGCGCCCTCCCGGTCGTGCTCTTCAGCATGCACGCCGGCGCGCTGGTGGACCATGGCAACAAGCTCCGGATCGCCAAAATCACCCAGACGGCCTTCCTGCTTCAGGCGGCCGCCCTGTGGCTGCTGACCCTCACGGGGCACGTGTCGGTCCCCATCCTGCTGGGGCTCAGCCTGGTGCAGGGGATTTGCAGCGCGGTGGAGGTGCCGGCCCGGCAGAGCATGATCATCGAGCTGGTGGGGCGGGAGGACCTGGCCCCGGCGATTGCGCTCAACTCGAGCGGGTTCAACCTGGCGCGCGTGGTGGGACCAGCGCTCGGCGGCGTAGTCATCAGCCGGTTCGGCATTGCCTGGTGCTTCGGGCTGAATGCCCTCTCGTTTGTGTTCGTCCTCTGGGGGCTGTTTCTGATCGATCTACCGGCACCGCAGTTCAGGAGCCAGGGGGGAGGGGTCAGGGGGCAGTTAACTGCGGCGACGGCGGGGGCTTTGGACGGGCTGCGTTTCCTCGCGAAGCCGGGGCCGGTTCGGGATCTGCTCACCCTCGTGACTATCGGCGCGATCTTTGGCGGGCCGTTCCTCACCCTCATGCCGGTCATGGCGCGGGATCAGCTGAATCTGGGCGCCGGGGGGTACGGGGCCCTGCTCGCGGTGCTGGGGGTGGGCGGGCTGCTCGGGGCCCTCATGGTGGCGGGGCCGCTGTCGCACCGGGCGCGGAAGGGGCCGCTGATCATGACGGCGGCGATTGCCTTCCCGGCGCTGGTGATGGCGTTCGCGTTCACGACGCGCGTGCACCTGGCGTATGTCATTCTGTTTGCGACCGGCGTGGCGATGATCGCGTTCAATGCGATGTCCAACGGCGTGCTGCAACTGCTGGTGGATGAGCGTTACCGCGGGCGGCTGATGGGGTTCTACAGCCTGGTGTTCGTGGGGCTGTCGCAGGCGGTTGGCGCCTTCGTGCTGGGCGCGCTCGCCCGGGCGATCGGCGCCGGTGCGGCGATCGCGATGTCGGCCACGGTGCTGATGGGGGCGTCGCTCATTGCGCTCCGGCGTTCGAACTTCTGGCGCCTCGTGTGA
- a CDS encoding TonB-dependent receptor has protein sequence MSRSLRVAAALCATASSLTAQVSPPQDSAKRDSLARRLTPYNVRATRSEASPFVSPLAITRIGKDKFDAKAGFGLNDAMAGVPGALVQSRYGTSDVRITIRGFGARGAGDRSNAGTSRGIRVLIDGIPETEPDGRTAFDNVDLAAVEGIDVIRSNASALWGNAAGGVVNISTVPVVDRPLAAATVQSGSFGLQRYIAQTAAPLANGGVAYATFVNTTFDGWRVNSDARRVLVNTGIVAPVGEKTRVRVHLTGANNLFHIPGPLNDVQVAADPRQANATYNTRDERRYNRLARLGAGIEQQISPRATVSAMAYINPKYLQRSERGTFRDFTRYHGGANVAYNRMDTVSATFKNRFTMGVDQAYQDGAILFYSLSATAGRGTTLADNKKEGAYNSGVYVEDELLFNSKLALSLGARADGISYYYKSFITPKRDASKTFSQVTPKVGLSYRLTPTHQFYANIGGGVEAPAGNETDPASTFGQDTVTAINPLLEPIRSYTYEVGTKHIATVNAGLITGVSYDVAAYLTNVRNEIVPYRGGRFYFTAGEARRTGLEVSLSAQAKHGFRLDNALTLSKNTYEQYVVDSVHYGKPGAKADYSGNLVVGVPKWFYSSSLVWSNPKAPLGLGWSVGVQGIGDYYADDANTVRIPQAHLLSATLRADRLVQARDVTLKGFVSVENAGDRRFIGSAFLNPDVVGGKPLAFEPGMPRAITVSFSVVRR, from the coding sequence ATGTCCCGCTCCCTCCGCGTAGCCGCGGCGCTCTGCGCCACGGCCAGCAGTCTCACCGCTCAAGTCTCCCCCCCACAAGACTCCGCCAAGCGCGACTCCCTCGCCCGTCGCCTCACGCCTTACAACGTCCGCGCCACCCGCAGCGAGGCCAGTCCCTTCGTCTCGCCGCTCGCCATCACGCGCATCGGCAAGGACAAGTTCGACGCCAAGGCGGGCTTCGGCCTGAACGACGCCATGGCCGGCGTCCCCGGTGCGCTCGTACAGTCGCGCTACGGCACGAGCGATGTGCGCATCACCATCCGTGGCTTCGGCGCGCGCGGCGCCGGTGATCGGAGCAACGCCGGTACCTCGCGCGGCATTCGCGTGCTGATCGACGGCATCCCCGAGACCGAGCCCGATGGCCGCACGGCGTTCGACAACGTCGATCTCGCCGCGGTGGAAGGCATCGATGTCATCCGCTCCAACGCGAGCGCACTCTGGGGCAACGCGGCCGGCGGCGTGGTCAACATCAGCACCGTGCCCGTGGTGGACCGCCCGCTCGCGGCGGCCACCGTGCAGAGCGGGTCGTTCGGCCTGCAGCGCTACATCGCGCAGACCGCCGCGCCGCTCGCCAATGGCGGCGTGGCATACGCCACGTTCGTGAATACCACGTTCGACGGCTGGCGCGTGAACTCCGACGCGCGGCGCGTGCTGGTGAACACCGGCATCGTGGCGCCGGTGGGCGAGAAGACGCGTGTGCGCGTGCACCTCACCGGGGCCAACAACCTCTTCCACATCCCCGGTCCGCTCAACGATGTGCAGGTGGCGGCCGATCCCAGACAGGCTAACGCCACCTACAACACGCGCGACGAGCGCCGCTACAACCGCCTCGCCCGCCTCGGCGCCGGCATCGAGCAGCAGATCTCGCCGCGCGCCACAGTCTCGGCGATGGCATATATCAACCCCAAGTACCTCCAGCGCTCCGAGCGCGGCACGTTCCGCGACTTCACCCGGTACCACGGCGGGGCGAACGTCGCCTACAACCGCATGGACACCGTGAGCGCCACGTTCAAGAACCGCTTCACGATGGGCGTGGATCAGGCGTACCAGGACGGCGCGATTCTCTTCTACTCGCTCAGCGCCACGGCCGGCCGAGGCACGACGCTGGCGGACAACAAGAAGGAAGGCGCGTACAACAGCGGCGTGTACGTCGAAGACGAGCTGCTCTTCAACAGCAAGCTCGCCCTCTCGCTCGGCGCGCGCGCGGACGGCATTTCGTACTACTACAAGAGCTTCATTACCCCGAAGCGCGACGCGAGCAAGACGTTCTCACAAGTGACGCCCAAGGTTGGACTGTCGTACCGCCTCACGCCCACGCACCAGTTCTACGCCAACATCGGCGGCGGGGTGGAAGCGCCGGCCGGCAACGAGACAGACCCCGCGAGCACCTTTGGGCAGGATACCGTCACCGCCATCAACCCGCTCCTCGAGCCCATCCGCTCGTACACGTACGAGGTCGGCACCAAGCATATCGCCACCGTGAACGCCGGCCTCATCACCGGCGTGAGCTACGATGTCGCCGCGTATCTCACGAACGTGAGGAACGAGATCGTCCCCTACCGCGGTGGCCGCTTCTACTTCACCGCCGGCGAGGCGCGCCGTACCGGTCTCGAAGTCTCGCTGAGCGCGCAGGCCAAGCACGGCTTCCGCCTCGACAACGCGCTCACGCTGAGCAAGAACACGTACGAGCAGTACGTCGTGGACTCCGTCCACTACGGCAAGCCCGGCGCCAAGGCCGACTACAGCGGCAACCTGGTGGTTGGCGTGCCGAAGTGGTTCTACAGCAGCTCGCTGGTGTGGTCCAACCCGAAGGCGCCTCTCGGCCTTGGCTGGTCCGTGGGCGTCCAGGGCATCGGCGATTACTACGCCGACGACGCGAACACCGTGAGGATCCCGCAGGCGCATCTCCTGAGCGCGACGCTCCGCGCCGACCGGCTGGTGCAGGCGCGTGATGTGACGCTCAAGGGATTTGTAAGCGTGGAGAACGCAGGCGACCGGCGCTTCATCGGCTCGGCGTTCCTGAACCCCGACGTGGTGGGCGGGAAGCCGCTGGCGTTTGAGCCGGGGATGCCGCGGGCGATTACGGTGAGCTTTTCGGTGGTGCGGCGATAA
- a CDS encoding 4Fe-4S dicluster domain-containing protein: MTLPLQQSPLGQAKAGLDACVHCGFCLQACPTYVNLGDENDSPRGRLVLMRRMLDGEIALTDDAATKHIDQCLGCRGCETACPSGVPYGHLLEATRATIAQQRPIPIIARAVLSVFNNHTILHLALRAARLFRDTGLPKALARVLPQRLAFPLAMLASTKPRSTSSRSKSSRSTSSRSTQEQEPSAALLTGCVMQGLFPHVHQATEKTLRANHHTIKQVPTQRCCGALHAHAGDLASARSLAKQNIAAFEQSSVDVIVVNSAGCAAMMKDYAHLLSDDPVWKSRAARVSAKVRDVSEVLASHGPTPGSQPVTLRVTHDAPCHQQHAQRITAPPLTVLKSIPGLTLVPLEDSDQCCGAAGIYNLIEPDVSDRVLAPKLQRIADTKAQIVATGNPGCMMQIGAGLLLSGSDARVMHPVELLAESYPD, from the coding sequence ATGACGCTCCCGCTACAGCAATCCCCACTCGGCCAAGCGAAAGCCGGCCTCGATGCGTGCGTGCACTGCGGCTTCTGCCTGCAAGCGTGCCCCACGTACGTCAACCTCGGCGACGAGAACGACTCGCCACGAGGCCGTCTCGTGCTGATGCGCCGCATGCTCGACGGCGAGATCGCCCTGACCGATGATGCCGCAACGAAGCACATCGACCAGTGCCTCGGCTGCCGCGGCTGCGAAACCGCCTGCCCCAGCGGCGTCCCCTACGGCCACCTGCTGGAAGCGACGAGAGCCACCATCGCCCAGCAGCGCCCCATCCCGATTATTGCAAGAGCAGTCCTAAGCGTCTTCAATAATCACACCATCCTGCACCTAGCGCTCCGCGCCGCAAGACTTTTCCGAGACACCGGCCTCCCCAAGGCCCTCGCGCGTGTTCTCCCCCAGCGCCTAGCCTTCCCGCTAGCCATGCTAGCCAGCACCAAGCCCCGCAGTACGTCTTCCCGCAGTAAGTCTTCCCGCAGTACGTCTTCCCGCAGTACCCAAGAACAAGAACCGTCCGCCGCCCTCCTCACAGGCTGCGTCATGCAAGGCCTCTTCCCTCACGTCCACCAAGCCACCGAAAAAACCCTCCGCGCCAACCACCACACCATCAAGCAAGTCCCCACGCAGCGCTGCTGCGGCGCCCTCCACGCCCACGCCGGCGATCTCGCCTCCGCCAGGTCCCTCGCCAAGCAGAACATCGCCGCCTTCGAGCAGAGCAGCGTGGATGTGATCGTCGTGAACTCCGCCGGCTGCGCCGCGATGATGAAGGACTACGCCCATCTCCTGTCGGACGACCCCGTCTGGAAGTCGCGCGCCGCGCGCGTCAGCGCCAAGGTGCGCGACGTCTCCGAAGTCCTCGCGTCACACGGTCCCACGCCAGGCTCACAACCCGTCACGCTCCGGGTCACGCACGACGCCCCCTGCCATCAGCAGCACGCGCAGCGCATCACCGCGCCGCCGCTCACGGTACTCAAGTCCATTCCCGGGCTCACCCTCGTGCCGCTCGAAGACAGCGACCAGTGCTGCGGCGCGGCCGGCATCTACAATCTCATCGAGCCCGACGTCTCCGATCGCGTGCTGGCGCCCAAGCTGCAGCGCATCGCCGACACCAAGGCGCAGATCGTGGCGACCGGCAATCCCGGCTGCATGATGCAGATCGGCGCGGGGCTGCTGCTGAGTGGCAGCGACGCGCGCGTGATGCATCCGGTGGAGCTGCTCGCCGAGTCGTATCCCGACTGA
- the rfbB gene encoding dTDP-glucose 4,6-dehydratase — translation MRSLLVTGGAGFMGSHFVHYWAEHHAGDRLVVLDALTYAGNRTSLANLEASGRVVFVHGDVCDRELVSAVLRAHDVTTVVHFAAESHVDRSIASADAFVRTNVWGTQVLLDAVRDAWCEQGAWRSGVRFHQISTDEVYGDLAPGAAPFTEASLYRPSSPYSASKAAADHFVRAAGRTHGLPYSISHCANNYGPRQYPEKLIPLMLTHALHGKPLPIYGSGLQQREWIYVNDHSAAVESILLADVAGESFNIGSGRECTNLELVRALCAELDARFAADAALRARYPECPAARGSACAALVTHVADRPGHDMRYALDATKLRERVGWRAAESLETGLRRTVEAFLSGAGAQ, via the coding sequence ATGCGATCGCTCCTCGTCACCGGCGGGGCGGGCTTCATGGGCTCGCACTTCGTGCACTACTGGGCCGAGCATCATGCCGGCGACCGGCTGGTGGTGCTCGATGCGCTCACCTATGCAGGTAATCGCACGTCACTGGCGAACCTTGAGGCGAGCGGGCGCGTGGTCTTTGTGCACGGTGATGTCTGCGATCGTGAGCTGGTCAGTGCGGTACTGCGCGCGCATGACGTCACGACCGTCGTGCACTTCGCCGCCGAAAGTCATGTGGACCGCAGCATCGCCTCGGCTGATGCCTTCGTACGCACCAATGTGTGGGGCACGCAGGTGCTGCTCGATGCGGTGCGCGACGCGTGGTGCGAGCAGGGCGCATGGCGCAGCGGCGTGCGCTTTCACCAGATCTCTACCGACGAGGTCTATGGCGACCTCGCGCCGGGCGCCGCGCCGTTCACCGAGGCGAGCCTGTATCGCCCCAGCTCCCCCTATTCAGCGAGCAAGGCGGCCGCCGATCACTTCGTGCGCGCCGCGGGCCGCACGCATGGGCTGCCGTACAGCATCAGCCACTGCGCCAACAACTATGGGCCGCGACAGTACCCGGAGAAGCTCATTCCGCTGATGCTGACCCATGCGCTGCACGGGAAACCGCTCCCCATCTACGGCAGCGGGCTGCAGCAGCGCGAATGGATCTACGTGAACGACCACTCAGCGGCCGTGGAGTCCATCCTGCTCGCCGATGTTGCCGGCGAGTCGTTCAATATCGGATCCGGGCGTGAATGCACGAACCTGGAGCTAGTGCGCGCCCTCTGCGCCGAGCTCGATGCGCGCTTTGCCGCGGATGCGGCGCTGCGCGCGCGATACCCCGAATGCCCGGCTGCACGCGGCTCCGCTTGCGCAGCACTGGTTACTCATGTCGCGGACCGGCCGGGGCACGACATGCGGTATGCGCTGGATGCGACGAAGCTGCGCGAGCGGGTGGGATGGAGGGCGGCGGAGTCGCTGGAAACGGGATTGCGGCGTACGGTTGAGGCCTTCCTCAGTGGGGCGGGGGCACAGTGA
- a CDS encoding magnesium chelatase: MSRLPDTLGALRRSGYVTNRPKNVKDEIRRNLIARLQDGGPLFRGVLGYEETVMPQIVNALLARHNFILLGLRGQAKSRILRALVSLLDEVMPVVAGSEVNDDPFNPISKYARQLIEEHADDTPIAWVSRDQRYVEKLATPDVTVADIIGDVDPIKAARGGHLLSDELTIHYGMLPRANRGIFALNELPDLAGKVQVGLFNIMQEGDVQIKGYPVRLALDVLLCFTANPEDYTARGKIITPLKDRIGSEIITHYPESVDLGVSITRQEAWTKRDHGVEIRVPDLIEEVVERIAFEARDDKRIDKRSGVSQRMPITAMENVVSNAEQRALRNGDNEAVPRIADVYAALPAITGKIELEYEGELVGGANIARELIRRACEQTLRARAGDLDTDDIVMWFDQGSALQVSDDTALPVVRKGFDLVPGLVETVVALGLAKKGDDPMIVVACELVLEALVARRKISRTDAGSYGRAERESRRKPGQEFYG, from the coding sequence GTGTCCCGACTCCCCGACACTCTCGGCGCGCTGCGCCGCTCCGGCTACGTCACCAACCGTCCGAAGAACGTCAAGGACGAGATCCGCCGTAACCTGATCGCCCGCCTGCAGGATGGCGGGCCGCTCTTCCGTGGCGTGCTCGGTTACGAAGAGACCGTCATGCCGCAGATCGTCAACGCGCTCCTCGCGCGCCACAACTTCATCCTGCTCGGCCTCCGCGGCCAGGCGAAGAGCCGCATCCTGCGCGCGCTCGTCTCGCTGCTCGATGAAGTGATGCCCGTCGTGGCTGGCAGCGAGGTGAACGACGATCCGTTCAACCCCATCTCCAAGTACGCGCGCCAGCTCATCGAAGAGCATGCCGACGACACGCCCATTGCGTGGGTCTCGCGCGATCAGCGCTACGTGGAAAAGCTCGCCACGCCCGATGTGACCGTAGCCGACATCATCGGCGACGTGGATCCCATCAAGGCCGCGCGCGGTGGGCATCTGTTGAGCGACGAGCTCACCATTCACTACGGCATGCTGCCGCGCGCCAACCGCGGCATCTTCGCCCTGAACGAACTCCCCGACCTCGCCGGCAAGGTGCAGGTGGGCCTCTTCAACATCATGCAGGAAGGCGACGTGCAGATCAAAGGCTATCCCGTGCGCCTCGCACTGGATGTCCTCCTCTGCTTCACCGCCAATCCTGAGGACTACACCGCGCGCGGCAAGATCATCACGCCGCTCAAGGATCGTATCGGCAGCGAAATCATTACGCACTACCCCGAGAGCGTCGATCTCGGCGTGAGCATCACCCGCCAGGAAGCGTGGACCAAGCGCGACCACGGCGTGGAGATCCGCGTCCCCGATCTCATCGAAGAAGTGGTCGAGCGCATCGCCTTCGAAGCCCGCGACGACAAGCGCATCGATAAGCGCTCCGGCGTGAGCCAGCGCATGCCCATTACCGCCATGGAAAACGTGGTGAGCAACGCCGAGCAGCGCGCGCTGCGCAACGGCGACAACGAAGCCGTGCCGCGCATCGCCGATGTGTACGCCGCCCTTCCCGCCATCACCGGCAAGATCGAACTCGAGTACGAAGGTGAACTCGTGGGCGGCGCCAACATCGCCCGCGAACTCATTCGCCGCGCCTGCGAACAGACGCTCCGCGCAAGAGCTGGCGATCTCGACACCGACGACATCGTGATGTGGTTCGACCAGGGCAGCGCCCTGCAGGTCTCCGACGACACGGCCTTGCCCGTCGTGCGCAAAGGCTTCGACCTGGTACCGGGGTTGGTCGAAACGGTGGTCGCACTCGGCCTTGCCAAGAAGGGCGACGACCCGATGATCGTGGTGGCGTGCGAGCTGGTACTCGAAGCGCTGGTCGCCCGCCGGAAGATCTCGCGGACGGACGCGGGCTCGTATGGCCGCGCGGAGCGGGAGTCGCGGAGGAAGCCGGGGCAGGAGTTTTACGGATAG